The Nitrospira sp. genome contains a region encoding:
- a CDS encoding DUF2330 domain-containing protein, whose amino-acid sequence MELTEGKSQSNPSVHRRDPRLYQIASLGTLLTYGLFWLHFDVSLRHIAVTIGTALLAQYAGTRLATLPFFDPKSALISSLSLCILLRTDHLAIAALASVIAIGSKFLFRWQDKHLFNPTNLALAVMLACGLGWISPGQWGQVAWFGFLIACLGSLVVTRAARADVTLAFLAFYLGLLYARALWLGDPLAIPFHQVESGALLIFAFFMISDPKTTPDSRAGRIVYALCVALAALYVQFGLFRPNGPLWGLIACTPLVPLLDHLFPGARYAWARPSTGSASPNASLPVNGRPSVVTRHQSVPVPLVSPTKEVLMRRTIVPSLLFALGLLAWSGEASAFCGFYVGKADTQLFNKASEVAIARHEHKTVITMANDFKGDVKEFALVVPVPTILEKEQIHVGNPAVLKHLADYSAPRLVEYFDENPCLRSELMERRSMDAMKSMAPAAASARERDKALGVTVEAQYTVGEYDILILSAKESIGLESWLTENGYRIPNGASVVLHSYLKQGMKFFVAKVNLGEQAKLGLTHLRPLQIAFESPKFMLPIRLGTVNADGAQELFIYFLTKQGRVETTNYRTVRLPEAQELPLYVKDKFGEFYRDLFSQQVKRESERGVFMEYAWDMNWCDPCAANPLTADELRGLGVFWQDGTGRTGKGLPMAQNVFLTRLHVRYDAAHFPEDLIFQETSDRSNFQARYILRHPWTGIDECAAATAYRHQLRERYEREAQTLASLTGWNIGDIRKTMNIASLPAGEEKKWYQRLWMN is encoded by the coding sequence ATGGAGCTCACCGAGGGCAAATCCCAATCGAATCCATCAGTTCATCGGCGCGATCCCCGCCTCTACCAAATCGCCAGCTTGGGAACGTTGTTGACATACGGTCTGTTTTGGCTCCACTTCGACGTGAGCCTCCGGCATATCGCCGTCACCATCGGAACAGCGTTGCTCGCTCAGTATGCCGGAACCCGCCTCGCCACGCTTCCGTTCTTCGATCCCAAAAGCGCGCTCATCTCGTCGCTCTCCCTCTGCATCCTCCTCCGCACCGACCATCTCGCCATCGCGGCATTGGCTTCCGTCATTGCCATCGGCAGCAAGTTCCTCTTTCGCTGGCAGGACAAGCACCTGTTCAATCCGACGAACCTCGCTCTTGCCGTCATGCTCGCGTGCGGGCTCGGTTGGATCTCGCCGGGACAATGGGGGCAGGTCGCCTGGTTCGGCTTTCTCATTGCTTGCCTCGGCAGCCTCGTGGTGACCCGCGCGGCGAGGGCCGACGTGACCCTCGCCTTTCTCGCCTTCTACCTCGGGCTGCTCTACGCGCGAGCGCTGTGGCTGGGCGATCCGCTTGCAATTCCGTTCCACCAGGTCGAAAGCGGAGCACTCCTCATCTTTGCCTTCTTCATGATCTCCGATCCCAAAACCACACCCGACTCCCGCGCCGGGCGAATCGTCTATGCCCTCTGCGTTGCCCTCGCCGCGCTCTATGTCCAATTCGGATTGTTCCGCCCGAATGGGCCGCTGTGGGGGCTGATCGCCTGCACACCACTCGTCCCACTACTCGACCATCTGTTTCCCGGGGCTCGTTACGCCTGGGCCAGGCCATCGACTGGTAGCGCGTCACCAAACGCGTCGTTACCCGTCAATGGCCGACCGTCAGTCGTGACTAGGCATCAGTCTGTCCCCGTTCCTCTCGTGTCACCAACCAAGGAGGTTCTTATGAGACGTACCATCGTGCCTTCATTGTTATTCGCCCTCGGCCTGCTCGCATGGAGCGGCGAGGCCTCGGCCTTTTGCGGTTTCTACGTCGGCAAGGCCGACACCCAACTCTTCAACAAGGCCTCTGAAGTGGCCATCGCGCGACACGAGCACAAAACGGTCATCACCATGGCGAACGACTTCAAAGGGGATGTGAAGGAGTTTGCGCTGGTGGTGCCGGTGCCGACCATCCTGGAGAAGGAGCAGATTCATGTCGGCAATCCGGCGGTGCTGAAGCATCTGGCCGACTACTCGGCACCCCGGCTCGTGGAATACTTCGACGAGAATCCCTGCCTGCGTTCTGAACTGATGGAGCGCCGGAGCATGGACGCGATGAAAAGCATGGCCCCGGCTGCAGCGTCGGCCCGTGAGCGCGACAAGGCTTTAGGGGTCACGGTCGAAGCCCAATACACAGTCGGGGAGTACGACATCCTGATTCTCTCGGCCAAGGAGAGCATCGGGCTCGAAAGCTGGCTAACCGAGAATGGCTATCGCATCCCGAACGGGGCGTCGGTCGTCCTCCATAGCTATCTCAAACAGGGCATGAAATTTTTCGTGGCGAAGGTGAATCTGGGCGAGCAGGCGAAGCTCGGCTTGACGCACCTCCGGCCGCTTCAGATTGCATTCGAATCGCCGAAGTTCATGTTGCCGATCCGGCTCGGCACGGTGAATGCCGACGGCGCACAGGAGCTGTTTATCTATTTCCTGACGAAGCAGGGTCGGGTCGAGACGACAAACTACCGGACCGTGCGACTCCCGGAGGCACAGGAACTTCCGCTCTACGTGAAGGACAAATTCGGCGAGTTCTATCGCGACCTGTTCAGCCAGCAGGTGAAGCGGGAAAGCGAGCGCGGCGTCTTCATGGAATATGCCTGGGATATGAACTGGTGCGATCCCTGTGCGGCCAATCCGCTCACTGCCGACGAACTCCGCGGTTTGGGCGTCTTCTGGCAGGATGGAACCGGACGGACGGGCAAGGGCCTGCCGATGGCACAGAACGTGTTCCTTACCCGGCTGCACGTGCGCTACGACGCCGCGCATTTTCCTGAAGACCTGATATTCCAGGAGACCTCGGATCGCAGTAATTTCCAGGCGCGTTATATCCTGCGCCATCCCTGGACCGGAATCGATGAATGCGCCGCCGCCACGGCGTACCGGCATCAACTGCGGGAGCGATATGAGCGGGAGGCGCAAACGCTGGCGTCACTGACGGGCTGGAACATCGGTGACATCCGCAAAACGATGAACATCGCCTCGTTGCCGGCCGGCGAGGAGAAGAAATGGTATCAGCGCTTGTGGATGAACTAG
- a CDS encoding sigma-70 family RNA polymerase sigma factor, whose translation MTRDEMLTSLRERILSFATSRVSRELAEDLTQEVLILLHEKYARVTELTELVPLAFQVLRFKMLDVHRKSLRRGEYNQESVDELPLANPGDDPATLLDQKQRVDRLLAAVAQLGERCRDLFRWKLEGNSFPEIQRLMQQPSINTIYTWDLRCRKQLLSLMGGTWE comes from the coding sequence ATGACGCGAGACGAGATGCTCACCTCTCTGCGCGAAAGGATTCTCTCCTTCGCGACATCACGTGTATCGAGGGAACTCGCCGAGGATCTCACGCAGGAAGTCTTGATCCTGCTGCACGAAAAGTATGCCCGCGTCACTGAACTGACCGAACTGGTCCCCCTGGCCTTTCAAGTACTCCGGTTCAAAATGCTGGATGTCCATCGTAAGTCACTGCGCCGGGGGGAGTACAATCAGGAATCGGTCGATGAGCTGCCGTTGGCCAATCCCGGGGACGATCCGGCGACGCTGTTGGATCAGAAGCAGCGAGTGGATCGACTCCTGGCCGCCGTGGCTCAACTCGGAGAACGTTGCCGCGACCTGTTCAGATGGAAACTGGAGGGGAATAGCTTTCCGGAGATTCAACGCCTCATGCAACAGCCTTCGATCAATACCATTTACACCTGGGATCTCCGCTGCCGGAAACAGTTGTTGAGTTTGATGGGCGGCACGTGGGAATGA
- a CDS encoding DUF3015 family protein — MIANHRRIVVAFGGVSLVLLLSACSFKATFKETTDTTSNITGTTSGRIWWNEDGLLNPAHKVAAFTAYNADNLQADTARGQGEYLASLDRLMGTSDASVFQPFAQDSFSRWSRTGSTSTTDLVNDLQSALR, encoded by the coding sequence ATGATTGCCAATCATCGCCGGATCGTCGTCGCATTCGGAGGAGTCTCTCTCGTCTTGCTGCTCTCGGCCTGCTCGTTCAAAGCGACCTTCAAGGAAACGACGGACACAACCTCGAACATCACCGGCACCACCTCGGGACGCATCTGGTGGAACGAAGACGGCCTGCTGAACCCCGCACACAAGGTTGCGGCCTTCACCGCCTACAATGCGGACAATCTTCAAGCCGATACGGCCCGCGGGCAGGGTGAGTACCTGGCTTCGTTGGACCGCCTCATGGGCACCTCCGATGCCTCGGTATTTCAACCGTTCGCGCAAGACTCATTTAGCCGCTGGAGCCGGACCGGAAGCACCTCGACCACCGACCTGGTGAACGATCTGCAATCCGCGCTGCGCTAG
- a CDS encoding DEAD/DEAH box helicase: protein MSALPFHPVVAEWFTTRFASATNVQMQAWPAIQSGRDVLISAPTGSGKTLAAFLSCIDTLFQQAVRCELRDETQVLYVSPLKALSNDVQKNLQQPLSEIGQAALASGLLLPQLRVVVRTGDTPMTERQQMLRRPPHILITTPESLFILLTAEKSRAMLKTVRTVIVDEIHAVAPNKRGAHLALSLERVAALTGAGVQRIGLSATQRPIETIAEFLVGNRNPSSVNGHTSYEAVSHQPPVVGSSAEVGSHPPSAISSAPCTIIDVGHRRDMDLAVEVPKDELGAVATNAIWSDIYDRVAALVEAHRSTLVFVNTRRLAERVSHYLEERLRHLGDEVVAAHHGSLSRTIRLSAEDRLKTGAVRVVVATASLELGIDVGTVDLVCQIGSPRSIATGLQRIGRAGHWVHAIPKGRLFATTRDELIECAALIRAIRAGVLDRIEVPPAPLDVLAQQIVAAAATQSWEEAELYDLCRRAMPYRDLDRSTFDAVVTMLADGYVTSRGRGRAYLHHDRINHHIRGRRGARLAAITSGGAIPDTANYAVIAEPDGTVVGSVDEDFAVESLAGDIILLGNTSWRIKGVETGKMRVEDAQGAPPTIPFWRGEAPARTAELSAEVARLKADIDHRLGAGQALSAGSAPPVQWLRRECGLDQRGAQQAVEYILAGKAVLGPVPTQQTIVAERFFDESGGMQLVIHAPFGGRINRAWGLALRKRFCVTFDFELQAAATDEGIVLSLGEKHSFPLETVFAFLNVNTLREVLTQAVLQAPMFMTRWRWNASRALALLRFVGGKRVAPQIQRMRAEDLLAAVFPDAIACQDNFQGARTIRQIPDHPLAQETIRDCLTEAMDLDGLIAVLEKIERGAITCLAIDTPMPSAFCHEILNANPYAFLDDAPLEERRARAVDMRRSLPPELAGGMGALDQSAIDQVSEESWPVVRDAEEFHDALLSLGWVPCERMPGWDLLVPTLGAAGRVATLWQGETKLGWLAAENRHYAGLLFPDARIDPATGPVDPMEQVEQEEVLNRVVLGWMESIGPTTARELSLTLHLSESDVQSAFLRLESQGHLLRGQFRQALSARSETKDPSSHLSPFTSHEFCHRRLLARIHRLTIGRLRKEIEPVTAAEFMRFLFQWQHAAPGARLHGEAGLLEVVKQLGGFEAAASAWESQILRVRMAKYQPEWLDRLCLSGALMWGRLTPHPRLMQELNPVSGRRVIPTRVAPVGIFAREDGPVLLAAAGEELARLDLSARLSGSAQAIRHCLQARGASFFSELLHGTRLLASEVEDGLWELVAAGLVTADGFDNLRSLIDPKRRRAEASDRSRRPRHVGGRWSLLRPMENHQPSSGSSQQSNSAPATEHLARQLLQRYGVVFRDLLGRESTVSSWRDLLVCYRRLELTGEIRGGRFVSGFTGEQFALPGALESLRALKKRPGAATQQEIKISAADPLNLAGLILPGPRIAAVPSNFVVFRDGMVVRTVTGRETNDRPGAPVVEVGRVGG, encoded by the coding sequence ATGTCTGCCCTGCCGTTTCATCCCGTCGTTGCCGAGTGGTTCACGACCCGATTCGCCTCTGCGACGAATGTCCAGATGCAGGCCTGGCCTGCAATTCAATCCGGTCGTGACGTGCTGATCTCAGCGCCGACGGGGTCGGGGAAGACCCTCGCGGCCTTTCTCTCCTGCATCGATACTCTCTTTCAGCAGGCGGTACGCTGTGAGCTGCGGGATGAGACGCAGGTGCTCTATGTCTCGCCGCTGAAAGCGCTGAGCAACGATGTGCAGAAAAATCTGCAACAGCCGCTCAGCGAGATCGGGCAGGCCGCGCTGGCTTCCGGCCTGTTGCTGCCGCAACTGCGGGTGGTGGTGCGTACCGGCGACACGCCCATGACCGAGCGGCAACAGATGCTTCGGCGTCCGCCGCATATCCTGATCACAACCCCCGAATCGTTGTTTATCCTGCTGACGGCGGAAAAAAGCCGGGCGATGCTGAAGACCGTGCGCACGGTCATCGTGGATGAAATTCATGCCGTGGCGCCCAATAAGCGAGGGGCGCATCTGGCCCTGTCGCTGGAGCGGGTGGCGGCGCTCACCGGCGCCGGAGTTCAACGCATCGGCCTGTCGGCAACGCAGCGACCCATCGAAACCATTGCGGAGTTCTTGGTGGGAAATAGAAACCCGTCAAGTGTCAATGGTCACACGTCATACGAAGCCGTCAGTCATCAGCCACCAGTGGTCGGATCTTCCGCAGAAGTCGGAAGCCATCCGCCATCCGCCATCAGCTCTGCGCCGTGCACGATCATCGACGTGGGCCATCGCCGCGATATGGATCTGGCCGTTGAAGTGCCGAAGGATGAACTCGGGGCCGTCGCGACGAATGCGATCTGGAGCGATATCTATGATCGTGTCGCCGCGTTGGTCGAAGCGCATCGCTCCACCCTGGTCTTTGTGAATACGCGGCGGCTGGCCGAGCGGGTGTCGCACTATTTGGAAGAGCGGTTGCGGCATCTTGGGGACGAGGTGGTCGCGGCGCATCACGGGAGTCTGTCGCGAACGATCCGTCTGTCGGCCGAAGATCGATTGAAAACGGGCGCCGTACGCGTGGTGGTGGCCACGGCATCGCTGGAGCTGGGCATCGATGTTGGAACCGTCGATCTCGTGTGCCAGATCGGGTCGCCGCGGTCGATTGCCACGGGACTCCAGCGGATCGGTCGGGCAGGCCATTGGGTTCATGCCATTCCCAAGGGCCGGCTCTTTGCTACCACCCGCGACGAATTGATCGAATGCGCCGCGTTGATCCGGGCGATCAGGGCCGGGGTGTTGGACCGCATCGAAGTACCGCCTGCGCCGCTGGATGTGTTAGCCCAGCAGATCGTAGCCGCCGCGGCGACCCAGTCGTGGGAGGAGGCGGAGCTCTACGATCTCTGCCGGCGCGCGATGCCTTACCGCGATCTGGATCGGTCGACCTTCGATGCCGTCGTCACCATGCTCGCAGATGGGTACGTGACCAGCCGGGGCCGAGGACGGGCCTATCTCCATCACGACCGCATCAATCACCACATTCGGGGGCGACGCGGCGCTCGCCTGGCGGCCATTACCTCAGGCGGTGCAATCCCCGACACGGCCAACTACGCCGTGATTGCGGAGCCGGACGGTACGGTGGTGGGGTCGGTCGATGAAGATTTCGCGGTCGAGAGTTTGGCCGGAGACATCATCCTGCTGGGCAACACGTCCTGGCGGATCAAAGGTGTGGAGACCGGCAAGATGCGGGTCGAGGATGCGCAGGGCGCTCCGCCGACGATCCCGTTCTGGCGCGGAGAGGCGCCGGCCCGTACGGCGGAACTGTCCGCGGAAGTGGCGCGTCTGAAGGCCGACATCGACCATCGGCTCGGTGCCGGTCAGGCGCTCTCCGCGGGCTCTGCACCGCCCGTGCAGTGGCTTAGGCGGGAATGTGGTCTCGACCAGCGGGGGGCGCAACAGGCGGTCGAATATATCCTGGCTGGCAAGGCGGTGCTGGGGCCGGTCCCGACGCAGCAGACCATCGTGGCGGAGCGGTTCTTTGACGAAAGCGGCGGGATGCAGCTGGTCATCCATGCGCCGTTCGGCGGGCGGATCAATCGGGCCTGGGGATTGGCCTTGCGGAAGCGGTTTTGTGTGACCTTCGACTTCGAGTTGCAGGCCGCCGCCACGGATGAAGGCATCGTCCTCTCGTTGGGGGAGAAGCACAGCTTTCCGCTCGAGACGGTGTTCGCGTTCCTGAACGTCAACACCTTGCGAGAGGTGCTCACGCAGGCGGTGCTGCAAGCGCCGATGTTCATGACGCGCTGGCGGTGGAACGCTTCGCGGGCCCTGGCCCTGCTCCGGTTTGTCGGAGGGAAGCGGGTGGCGCCGCAGATTCAGCGGATGCGCGCCGAAGATCTCCTTGCCGCGGTGTTTCCCGATGCAATTGCCTGTCAGGATAATTTCCAGGGTGCGCGAACAATCCGGCAGATTCCGGACCATCCGTTGGCGCAGGAGACGATCCGCGATTGTCTGACCGAAGCAATGGATCTCGACGGCTTGATCGCCGTGCTGGAGAAGATCGAACGCGGGGCCATTACTTGCCTGGCGATCGACACGCCGATGCCCTCGGCCTTCTGCCACGAAATTTTGAACGCCAATCCCTATGCCTTCCTCGATGATGCGCCGTTGGAGGAACGCCGGGCCCGCGCGGTGGATATGCGGCGCAGTTTGCCGCCTGAACTGGCGGGTGGCATGGGCGCGCTGGATCAATCGGCCATCGATCAGGTCAGTGAGGAGTCCTGGCCGGTGGTGCGGGACGCGGAGGAGTTTCACGATGCGCTGTTGTCGCTGGGCTGGGTGCCCTGTGAGCGAATGCCCGGCTGGGACTTGCTGGTACCGACGCTGGGGGCGGCCGGTCGCGTCGCGACTCTCTGGCAGGGAGAGACGAAGCTGGGATGGTTGGCAGCGGAGAATCGTCACTACGCCGGCCTGCTCTTTCCCGATGCGCGGATCGATCCGGCGACCGGCCCGGTTGATCCGATGGAACAGGTTGAGCAGGAAGAGGTCCTGAACCGGGTGGTCTTGGGATGGATGGAGAGCATCGGCCCGACGACGGCCAGGGAACTGTCGCTGACGCTGCATCTGTCCGAGTCGGACGTTCAGTCGGCGTTTCTGCGACTCGAGTCCCAGGGCCATCTGCTCCGTGGCCAATTCCGTCAGGCACTGAGTGCGAGATCTGAAACGAAAGATCCATCGTCTCACCTTTCACCTTTCACTTCTCACGAGTTTTGTCATCGCCGCCTGCTCGCCCGGATTCACCGGTTGACGATCGGGCGGTTGCGCAAAGAAATCGAGCCGGTCACGGCTGCCGAGTTCATGCGGTTTCTGTTTCAGTGGCAACATGCGGCACCCGGTGCGCGTCTGCACGGAGAGGCCGGACTGCTTGAAGTCGTCAAACAACTCGGTGGATTCGAGGCCGCGGCCTCGGCCTGGGAGTCACAGATTCTGCGCGTCCGCATGGCCAAGTATCAGCCTGAGTGGCTCGATCGGCTCTGTTTGAGCGGCGCGCTGATGTGGGGTCGCCTGACGCCGCATCCCCGCCTGATGCAGGAGTTGAATCCTGTGTCGGGGCGCCGGGTGATTCCGACCCGCGTTGCGCCCGTCGGCATCTTTGCGCGTGAAGATGGGCCGGTCTTGCTGGCGGCGGCCGGTGAGGAGTTGGCGCGTCTCGATCTGTCCGCGCGCTTGAGTGGTTCGGCGCAAGCCATCCGACATTGCCTGCAGGCGCGGGGCGCGAGTTTTTTCAGCGAGCTGTTGCATGGGACGCGGCTGCTGGCTTCCGAAGTGGAAGACGGGTTGTGGGAACTGGTCGCGGCCGGCCTGGTGACCGCCGACGGGTTCGACAATCTGCGTTCGCTGATCGATCCGAAGCGGCGGCGTGCCGAGGCATCGGATCGAAGTCGCCGGCCGCGCCATGTGGGTGGACGCTGGTCGTTGCTGCGACCGATGGAAAACCATCAGCCATCATCCGGCAGCTCTCAGCAGTCGAACTCTGCACCGGCTACGGAGCACCTGGCCCGGCAACTGTTGCAGCGGTATGGAGTAGTGTTTCGAGATCTTCTGGGGCGGGAGTCGACGGTCTCATCCTGGCGCGATCTGTTGGTTTGTTACCGGCGGCTCGAATTGACGGGTGAAATTCGCGGGGGGCGGTTTGTGAGTGGCTTTACCGGCGAGCAGTTTGCATTGCCCGGCGCATTGGAGTCGTTGCGGGCGCTCAAGAAGCGGCCTGGTGCTGCGACTCAGCAGGAGATCAAAATTTCCGCCGCCGATCCGTTGAACCTGGCGGGGCTCATTCTGCCCGGGCCACGCATTGCCGCGGTGCCGTCGAACTTCGTGGTCTTTCGAGACGGGATGGTCGTGCGTACGGTGACGGGACGCGAGACGAACGACCGGCCGGGGGCGCCGGTCGTCGAGGTCGGTCGCGTCGGCGGATAG
- a CDS encoding amidohydrolase family protein, producing the protein MRRETSAAQDGHPAAAHTMTNLTTKTLIDCHVHLAALPDGDNGCYISPKTLKSPLFRFLLWKHGLSPDKPREANHKYLADLLTELRASRHVQKAVLLGMDGVYDHNGHLNRAHTDFLIGNDYVLKTAQAHPGELLAGVSINPQRRDAIDEVHRCADAGAVLVKVLPNAKQFDPANPKYKPFYRALAERQLPFLSHVGYEFSLIGKDQSVGEPDRLRLALDEGATVIAAHACSYGLMLYEKFLPTLRDLVTRYPHFYADISALTLPNRMRMLLHLRQYPEVHERLLFGTDYPLSVFHLAAWGRVALGSLRKMIATKNRFDRQVEVCHGLKLGFRSLGDLLPPSPVMAGLWALRP; encoded by the coding sequence GTGAGGCGTGAAACGTCCGCTGCGCAGGACGGGCACCCGGCTGCCGCACACACCATGACGAACCTGACCACAAAGACGCTCATCGACTGCCATGTCCATCTGGCCGCGCTGCCCGACGGCGACAACGGTTGCTATATTTCGCCCAAGACGCTGAAGAGCCCGCTATTCCGGTTTCTGCTCTGGAAACACGGACTCTCACCGGACAAGCCGCGCGAGGCGAATCACAAATATCTCGCCGACCTTCTGACCGAGCTCCGAGCCTCACGCCACGTCCAAAAGGCCGTCCTCCTCGGGATGGACGGGGTCTATGACCACAATGGTCATCTCAACCGGGCACACACTGACTTTCTCATCGGCAACGACTATGTCCTCAAGACCGCGCAGGCCCATCCCGGCGAATTGCTGGCAGGCGTGTCCATCAACCCGCAGCGACGGGATGCCATCGACGAAGTCCATCGCTGCGCGGATGCCGGGGCCGTGCTCGTCAAGGTGCTGCCGAATGCCAAACAATTCGACCCGGCCAATCCGAAATACAAACCCTTTTATCGCGCCCTGGCGGAGCGACAGCTGCCGTTTCTCAGTCATGTCGGCTACGAATTCAGCCTCATCGGGAAGGACCAGTCCGTGGGCGAACCGGACCGGTTGCGCCTGGCGCTGGATGAAGGCGCCACCGTCATCGCGGCCCACGCCTGCAGTTATGGGTTGATGCTCTACGAGAAATTTCTTCCGACCCTGCGCGACCTCGTCACACGTTACCCGCATTTCTATGCGGATATTTCCGCCCTCACCCTGCCGAACCGGATGCGAATGCTGCTGCACTTGCGGCAGTATCCGGAGGTGCATGAACGGCTACTCTTCGGCACCGACTATCCGCTGTCGGTGTTCCATCTGGCAGCCTGGGGCCGGGTCGCACTCGGGTCATTGCGCAAGATGATCGCCACCAAGAACCGCTTCGACCGGCAGGTCGAGGTGTGCCACGGGCTGAAGCTCGGCTTTCGATCCCTCGGGGACCTGCTTCCCCCTTCACCAGTAATGGCAGGCCTTTGGGCACTCCGGCCATGA
- a CDS encoding universal stress protein, with protein MNALHPPFTIHRIFHPTDFSQDSQVAFAHALKLALVFRAELTIMHVDPAVSPEGFEDFPRIRPTLAQWGLLPESSSKGDVTKLGIRIRKVRALASDAKQAIIHHLTASPTDLMVLATHQHEGFARWVHHALAEPVSREMQVKTLFVPSHVEGFVSRETGQTRLQRLLLPISIQPPSQPAIDAASALISELSAPPVTLTLVHAGKEPDVNALELPQKAGWSWNQLFGKGDPVEWILAAGAEFDVDLIVMATKAQDSLLDMLRGSTTERVLRGARCPLLAIPAKLI; from the coding sequence ATGAATGCGTTGCACCCTCCGTTCACGATTCATCGGATCTTCCACCCCACAGATTTTTCGCAGGACAGCCAGGTGGCCTTCGCCCATGCACTCAAGCTGGCGCTGGTGTTTCGTGCCGAGCTGACGATCATGCATGTGGACCCGGCGGTCTCTCCGGAGGGATTCGAAGACTTCCCCCGTATTCGCCCGACTCTGGCTCAATGGGGACTGCTGCCGGAATCCAGCTCCAAGGGTGATGTGACCAAACTGGGCATCCGGATCAGGAAGGTGCGCGCTCTGGCCTCCGATGCCAAACAGGCCATCATTCATCATCTGACGGCGTCGCCGACGGACCTGATGGTGCTGGCCACGCATCAGCACGAAGGATTCGCCCGATGGGTGCATCACGCGCTCGCGGAACCGGTCTCCCGTGAAATGCAGGTGAAGACGTTGTTTGTCCCGTCACACGTGGAAGGATTCGTATCCCGAGAAACCGGTCAGACCAGGCTCCAGCGCTTACTCCTGCCCATTTCCATCCAGCCGCCTTCCCAACCCGCCATCGATGCCGCAAGCGCGCTGATCTCGGAACTGAGCGCCCCGCCCGTCACGCTGACCCTGGTTCATGCGGGGAAGGAACCGGACGTCAATGCGCTGGAGCTGCCGCAAAAAGCGGGCTGGTCCTGGAATCAATTGTTCGGCAAAGGCGATCCGGTGGAATGGATTCTTGCGGCCGGGGCGGAATTCGACGTGGACTTAATTGTCATGGCGACAAAGGCACAGGACAGCCTGCTGGACATGCTGCGCGGCAGCACCACGGAACGCGTGCTCCGCGGCGCGCGCTGCCCGCTGCTGGCGATTCCGGCCAAGCTCATCTGA
- a CDS encoding alpha/beta hydrolase: MLFITSRMPTVNTEPELNPNFVFDLRNNSSSRGFFCCSRNKNGAIEELGSKNFLTAIKESQYRQVLIYIHGFSNLPEDVFNDAEEFQSLCNKEKQGELLVVPIIWPCDNDLGLVKDYWDDQKAADQSAFAFARMFQKFMEWRNSSDANPDEDPCLKRINVLAHSMGNRVLRQTLSLWQKYDQPGGLPLLFRNTFLIAADILNESLHKGEAGEPISHASRNVVVYYASDDLALRASKVSNLKNAEASRRLGHTGPEDMDLTPKNVYAIDCDDVNTVYDPPKGHSYFRSGRRKGQPGVVFDHIFETVLTGRVFPNDESRKSSILELPRSRSKA; encoded by the coding sequence ATGCTCTTCATCACCAGTCGAATGCCGACGGTCAACACCGAGCCTGAACTGAATCCGAACTTCGTCTTCGATCTTCGTAACAATTCGTCGAGCCGTGGATTTTTCTGCTGCAGCAGAAACAAGAACGGCGCGATTGAAGAGCTCGGCAGCAAGAATTTTTTGACGGCGATCAAAGAGTCCCAATATCGGCAGGTACTCATCTACATCCACGGCTTCTCGAATCTTCCCGAGGATGTCTTCAACGATGCAGAAGAGTTTCAGTCCCTCTGCAACAAGGAGAAGCAGGGGGAGTTGCTCGTGGTCCCCATCATCTGGCCCTGCGATAACGATCTGGGACTCGTCAAAGACTATTGGGACGATCAGAAGGCGGCGGACCAAAGCGCCTTTGCCTTCGCCCGTATGTTCCAGAAGTTCATGGAGTGGAGGAATTCGTCCGACGCGAATCCCGACGAGGATCCCTGCCTCAAGCGGATCAATGTCCTGGCGCACTCCATGGGCAATCGCGTGCTCCGTCAGACGTTGAGCCTCTGGCAGAAGTACGACCAACCGGGCGGATTGCCGCTCCTGTTTCGAAATACCTTTCTGATCGCGGCGGATATTCTGAACGAGTCTCTGCACAAGGGCGAGGCCGGGGAGCCGATCAGCCATGCCTCACGCAATGTGGTGGTCTATTACGCTTCGGACGACTTGGCGCTTCGGGCAAGCAAGGTCTCGAATCTCAAGAACGCCGAAGCCTCTCGCCGTCTCGGGCACACCGGACCGGAAGACATGGATCTGACACCCAAGAACGTCTATGCCATCGACTGCGATGACGTCAACACAGTGTACGATCCCCCGAAAGGCCATTCGTATTTCAGATCCGGAAGGAGAAAAGGTCAGCCCGGCGTGGTGTTCGACCATATCTTTGAAACGGTCCTGACCGGCCGCGTGTTTCCGAACGATGAGTCCAGGAAGTCGAGTATTTTGGAATTACCCCGATCGAGGTCCAAGGCCTGA